The Colwellia sp. M166 genome segment GTTATATTGTTTGAAAGCTCAGCAAATGTTGCATGATAAAATTCAATTGACTCTGCAATGTTTAACGACTTATTACGGTGACGTAAGAACCAACGCGTTGCACGACGTACTGTTCTGCGTAATTGAAATAACATTTCAGTTTGAATTGCAGTAGAGATTTTATTATCTAAATCGCTGATCTGTTTCCAAATGTCTGATAATTCAAACACTGCACTTGCCATCGCATAACAATTAGCAATTTCAGAGGTTGTGGCCCCCGTTTCTTCCCTCATGCGATTAACAAAGTTAAAGCCCATATCATTACCAATGTTATTGGCTAATTTAGTGGCAATAATCTCAGCTCGTAGTGGATGATCTTGCATTTGCGCACTGTAGTTATCTTGCAACTGCTTTGGAAACGCTTCAATTAACAAGCTTTGATGAAATTCATTATCAGTAATTTCAGGGCAAACAAGCTCTTCTTTTAACACCATTTTACTATAAGCAAGTAAGACCGAAAGCTCTGGACGTGTTAAACCTTTACCTAAAGCCAAACGTTCGGCAATTTCTTCATCACTTGGAATAAATTCTAATGCTCTATCTAACTTACCTGCACGCTCTAATTCAGTAATAAATTGTGCTTGCTCTTTTAATGCGCTACCGCCACGTAATTCTGTGATTGAAAGCGAATGCGTTTGACGATAACAATCTTCAATAACAATATCACCGACTTCATCAGTCATATCATAAAGAATTTTATTACGCTGTTTAACCGTTAAGTCACCATTTTGCACTAAACCGTTCAGTAAAACTTTAATATTTACTTCATTATCAGAGCAATCGACACCACCGGCATTATCAACGAAATCAGCATTAATTCTGCCGCCTTTCGCAGCAAATTCAATACGACCTAAATGCGTTAAGCCTAAGTTACCGCCTTCACCAACCACTTTAGCTTGTAGCTCTACACCATTAATACGCAGTGAATCGTTAGCGCGATCTCCGACTTCTAAATGAGTCTCTTTAGAGCCTTTAACGTATGTGCCGATGCCACCATTCCACAACAAATCAACTTTCATCTTCAATAAAGCCTGAATTAAGTCATTAGGCGCCATGGATTGTTTTTGCGTGCCAATCATTTTCTTAATTTGCGGCGTCAACTTGATTGACTTAGCAGAGCGATTGAATAAACCACCGCCTTCAGATACTAATGACATATCAAAGTCTTCCCAAGAACAACCTGGAAGATTAAATAAACGTTCACGTTCGACATAAGTAGTCGCGGCATCTGGCGTTGGATCAATAAAGATATGTAAGTGGTTAAACGCAGCTTGTAAACGAATATGTTTTGATAACAACATACCATTACCAAACACATCGCCTGCCATATCGCCGATACCAACAACGGTAAAGTCAGTGGTTTGGCAATCAATATCCATTTCACGGAAATGGCGTTTAACAGATTCCCAAGCACCTCGAGCAGTAATGCCCATACCTTTATGGTCGTAGCCTACACTGCCACCTGAGGCAAAAGCATCGCCTAACCAAAAATTAAATTCATCGGAAATACTGTTGGCAATATCAGAAAAAGTTGCCGTGCCTTTATCAGCTGCTACCACTAAATACGGGTCATCTTCATCATGACGCACAACATTTACCGGTGGTACAATTTCACCGGCAACAATATTATCAGTAATATCTAATAAGCCACGAATAAAGGTGCGGTAACACTCTTTGCCCGCTTCAAAAATTGCATTTCTATCGCCATTAGGTAACTGCTTACAAACAAAACCACCTTTTGCGCCAACGGGCACAATAACCGTGTTTTTAACTTGTTGTGCTTTAACTAGACCTAATACTTCAGTGCGGAAGTCTTCACGGCGGTCAGACCAACGCAAGCCACCACGAGCAACTTTACCACCACGTAAATGTACACCTTCAACTTGCGGTGAATAAACAAATATTTCAAACTTAGGCAGCGGCAAAGGCACATCTGTAATTTGCGCTGGTAAAATCTTAAATGAAATATAAGACTTCTCACCTGTTTCAGGATGCGGTTGAAAGTAGTTAGTACGGATAGTCGCGTTTATCATTTCAACAAAGCGACGAATAATGCGATCGTCATCTAAGTTGGCAACACTATCAAGTGAAGATTCAACGCTGGTAAGTACTTTCTCTATCGCTTTTTCATTGATTTTTTTAGCCGGAGAGAAACGTAAATTAAATAATTTAATTAATAATTTAGCAATACTCGGGTAGCGTGCAAACGTATCTTCAATGTAGTTTTGGCTAAAAGTACCACCAATTTGACGCTCATATTTAGCATAAGCACGTACTATAGATACCTCACGACCACCAAGCTCAGCACCTAGAATAAGTCGGTTAAAACCATCATCTTCTAATCGTCCAGACCATACTTTTGCAAAAGCATCTTGAAATAAACTTTGTACTATTTCTAAGTTAAACTTACCTTTACCAGTTAGTAACATCGAGAAGTCTAAAATCCAATAAACTTCACCATTTTCAGTTTTAACTGCATAAGGACTTTCACCGATAACACGTAGGCCGAAGTTTTCCAACATCGGTAAAACATCAGATAAATGTAATGGCTCACCTGAGTGAAATAGCTTTAATTTTACAAAGCGGCTATCAGCATCTTCTTCTTGTGGCTGATAAAACAACATTTCTAATTGGTTATCTGCAGATAAAGCTTCAAATTTTTCAATATCTACAATGGCAGTACCTGGAAGTACTTCATCTTTGTAAGCTTGTGGAAAACTCGCATATTTACGGCTTAATGCCTTGCCTTTCGCTTCACCTTTATGCGAATTTAAGGCGTCGGCCAGATTATCATCCCAACTGCGCGCTGCATGATTTAAGTTCTTTTCTATTTCTTTCACATTAATGTCTGCTTTTGTCGAGTTAACTCTAACGATATAGTGTGTACGTGCTTGCGCTGATTCTGAAAAGTAAGTGGTAAACTCTACTTCTTCTTTACTACCTAACGCCTCTTGTAGTAACTTTTGAGTGTTAATACGTAATGCCGTGTTATAGCGCTCACGTGGCACATAAACCATACAAGAATAAAAACGATCAAAGGCATCTCGGCGCATAAACAAGCCAGAATAATCTCGCTCTTGCATTTGAAATATACCCATAACATTTTTCAATAGCTCATTCGGCGAACTTTGTAAAATTTCATCTCTTGGGTAAGTTTCTAAAATATTGATTAAGGCTTTATAAGCATGCGTACCCTTAGCAAAGCCTGAGTCGTTGCAAACACCGATAACTTTAGATTTAATTAATGGTAAATCTAATGCGCTATTGGTGTAATAAGCTGAGCCAAATAAACCAACAAAGCGTTCTTCACCAATCACATTGCCTTTTTCATCAAAACGTTTAACGCCAATATAATCAAGATGCGCTGGACGATGAACACGTGATTTAGCATTGGTTTTGGTTAAAATAAGTAAGTTGCTGCCTAAAGCAATTTTTCGCGCCGATTCACTTAAACTAGAAATAAGACGTTCTTTACTACCGTCATACTGATTCATTAGACCTAAGCTAGATTCAACGTCAGTCGACAAGGCCATATCGCCTTCTAAGATTTTAATATGGTAAGAGCGATAGCCAAGCAAGGTAAAGTTGTCTGCCAACATCCATTCTAAAAAGCTAATGCTATCTTGATGCTCTGCTTTTGAACAAGGTAGCGCTTTCGCTTGTTTAACTTCTTTGATGACACTACGTAAACGCGCTTGCATTGGCTGCCAGTCATTAACCGTCACGGCAATATCACTCACCACTGAATGTAGTTCTTTAGTAATATTCGATAATACTTTCGCGTCATTTTGACGATCTATTTCAATAAAAAATACCGTTTCAACAGACGTTGATTTAAATGACTGATCAGCAGCGGCGGAAAGCTGTTTAATATTTTTACTACGATCACGAATAATTTTTATTGGCGAATTGAGCATTAAGTGTGGCGTAAGATTTAGTCGACTTAACGCAATGCGTACAGAGTCAACTAAAAAAGGCATGTCTCGGACAATTATTTCAATAATTGTATGGCTTGATTTCCAACCGTTTTTTGATACCTGTGGGTTAAATACCTTGATCACAGGTTTATCATCTTGATGATCGTTTAATGTGTTCCAAAGACTTAGTGTGGCACCGTACATGTCGCTGTCATTTCTATGATCTAAATCTAAGGTTGAAATATTCTTATAAAGCAGCTCAGCAAATTGTTTCACAAGAGGAGCTGTTGCCGCAGGAACTTTTTGTTGTATTAACTGTGCTACGTTCGAAAGTATCACAGAGGGTAAACCGTCTACTAACGCCATGCCTTTTTCCTTTTTGGATAAAACGCTTGAAATGATTATTATATTTTTAGTCTTTTGATTCTTTTTACTAAGAATAGACTATGGGGCGATCATATTAACTATCTTAAGGGATTGCGAGCACTATTTTAGATATATTACTTTAAAAATTGTGCATTTATGTAACTGGCTTGAGGACATTTTTTATTTATTCATTAGTTATAAATAGAAAATGACCTTTCGGTCATTTTCTTGTTTATTTATGCACTATTATTTTTTGATTTAATTAGCATTTATTTTCGCTCTCGCCATAAAAATGCGGCTATCGCTGGTAGTACCAGTATGGCGGCAATCATATTAACTAAAAACATGAACGTTAATAGTATACCCATATCGACTTGGAATTTTAAATCAGAGAAAAACCACGTTGAAACCCCAATAGCTAAAGTGACACCGGTGATTAACACCGCACTTCCGCGCTCTTTCAAAGCATCAAAATAAGCACTTTGTACTGTGGCACCATTACGAAGTTTAACACTCATGGTCGATAAGATATAAATACCATAATCAACACCAATACCAACACCTAATGCAATAACCGGTAGCGTTGATACTGTTAAGCCGATATTAAGTTCGGTCATTAACCATTGCGCTAATGTTGACACTACATAAAGTGGTACAACAACGGCAATGGTTGCTCTTAAACTTCTAAAGCTTAATAAACATAAAATGATAACTGCACCATAGACGTATAGCATCATAGGTATTTGAGCCGCCTCTACTGCTTCATTCGTTGCCGCCATAACGCCAACAGGACCAGAAGCAAGTTTAAACGATAAGCTATCAGTCGCTAGTTCATTAGCAACCAGTTTAGCCGCATCCACCACGCGATTGATAGTTTCAGCCTTATGATCTTCTAAAAACAAAATCACCGGCATGGCACTACAGTCACTATTGAGCAAACCACTCGATGATGGTACGCGTGCAATTGACTGCACTAATGTTTGTTGGTTGCGTGATAAAACTCGCCACTTAGGATTACCTTCGTTATAACCCGAGTTAACAATTTTAGCGATAGACGCTAAGCTAACCGCTGATTGCACACCAGCAACATTTTCCATCCGCCATTGGAACCTATCAATAACATCCATATGTTCATAATAAGTACAAGCATCTGCCGTGGTTTCAACGATAACCGACATATAATCGACACTAATGGCATATTTATCAGTAATTAAAAAAGTGTCTTGGTTATAACGTGATGCCTCATGTAGCGAAGGTGCACCAGCATGCAACTCACCTATTTTCATATTCTGTGCATTTTGGTAACCGACAATATAAAGTACAGCCGTGATAGCTAAAATAAATATTGCCACCTTACGTGTAGCGAATGCTGACATAAAGTGCCATAAACCATCCGATGACGAACTTTTTTTGCCGTCATTATTAGCTTTATTTCTCGGCACATGAATATAAGAAACTAACAATGGCAGTAGCACTAAGTTAGTTAAGATAATCATTGCAACACCCAGTGATGCGGTAATAGCTAACTCACGAATAATACCAATATCTATCGATAATAAAGTCATAAAGCCAACGGTGTCTGATAATAACGCTATGCCGCCAGGCACCAACAACACGCGAAAACTTAATTGCGCTGCTTGTTTGCTTGTTTTGCCGCTATTGACCATTTTGGAGACAGAGTTAATCATCTGTACCCCATGGCTGACACCAATCGCAAAGACTAAAAATGGTACCAATATCGACATCGGATCTAAGCCAAAACCAAGCGTTGATAGCATACCTAACTGCCAAACCACAGCAATTAAAGAACAAGAAATAGGTAAAATAGTTAGCGCAAGTGAACGACAGAACCAAAATACCATCAAGGTGGTAATAGCAATAGCGATAGCAAAAAAGGTAACAACCCCTTTCGCACCTTTTGCAACGTCGCCAACCATTTTAGTAAAACCAATGATGTGTACTGAGATATTACCTTGCTCAAATTCACCACGGATTTCATTTTCTAATTGTTCGGCAAGGACAATACTATCGAGTTTCTTACCGGTATTAGGGTCAATTTCCATCAACGAGGTTTTGACCATTGAACAGCTATAATCGTCGGCTACAATACTACCCACGATACCGGCTTTTTCTATATTACCTTTAACAATCGCTAAACCCGCTTCATTAGGTTGAAAGTTTGCCGGGATCACGGGCCCACCAGCAAAACCGTCTTCAACTATTTCAACAAAGCGTGTACTAGGTGAAAATAATGACTTAACCTGAATGCGATCAACACCTGGAATAAAAAACAACTTATCATGCACGCCTTTTAGCGCGGTAAAAAACTCAGGGTTAAAAATATCGCCACTACTGTCACAGACGGAAATTAACACATTATTCGCACCACCAAAGTTTTCTTGATGCTTGAGATAAGTTTTCATATAACTATGATTTAACGGAATATGTTTGGTAAAAGCAGCATCAAGTTTAATTTGTGTCGCTTGAAACAACAGAAATATACTGGCAAGAATAAAAAATACCAAGACGGCTAACCGACGGCGGAAAAGTGTTGCTTCAACAACATTGATAATAGAATTAAATTTCATGACAGTTACTTCGTTATGTTAATAGTTTTGATGCCAACATCAGAGACAGCGATTATTTTATTTTTATACCAAACCCCTGCAATAAGTGCTTTACCATCCTTTTGCACATGCTTAGTAAAAGTAGCACCATCATCACGACTTTCTAACAACACACCGTTATTACCTAAGATAAAAACCCGTTGGTCATCACTCAACACAATACTGCTTAGTAAAGCGGTAACATGGCTATCGCTTGCTTGCCATGGTGTACCATTTTTTAAACTGCGAAAAATATGGCCTCTTAAACCTACAACCACTAAATTGCCTTCTTGCGTACGATCAATATCATAAAATGAGCCTGGGTATATCTCATCAAGCCTTTGCCAACTGACGCCAAAATTATTACTTTTTGCAATTAGGCCTAATTCTCCAGCTAAATATAATGTTCTCCCATCAGCTACAACTCGGTTAAAGTGAGGTAAAATACTACTTTGTTCGTCTAAATAGGCAACTTCGTCATCTAGCTTTAATTCCGCTAAATATGCTTGGTCTTCCGGATAAAGAAACTCATTATGATATTCAA includes the following:
- a CDS encoding NAD-glutamate dehydrogenase, which codes for MALVDGLPSVILSNVAQLIQQKVPAATAPLVKQFAELLYKNISTLDLDHRNDSDMYGATLSLWNTLNDHQDDKPVIKVFNPQVSKNGWKSSHTIIEIIVRDMPFLVDSVRIALSRLNLTPHLMLNSPIKIIRDRSKNIKQLSAAADQSFKSTSVETVFFIEIDRQNDAKVLSNITKELHSVVSDIAVTVNDWQPMQARLRSVIKEVKQAKALPCSKAEHQDSISFLEWMLADNFTLLGYRSYHIKILEGDMALSTDVESSLGLMNQYDGSKERLISSLSESARKIALGSNLLILTKTNAKSRVHRPAHLDYIGVKRFDEKGNVIGEERFVGLFGSAYYTNSALDLPLIKSKVIGVCNDSGFAKGTHAYKALINILETYPRDEILQSSPNELLKNVMGIFQMQERDYSGLFMRRDAFDRFYSCMVYVPRERYNTALRINTQKLLQEALGSKEEVEFTTYFSESAQARTHYIVRVNSTKADINVKEIEKNLNHAARSWDDNLADALNSHKGEAKGKALSRKYASFPQAYKDEVLPGTAIVDIEKFEALSADNQLEMLFYQPQEEDADSRFVKLKLFHSGEPLHLSDVLPMLENFGLRVIGESPYAVKTENGEVYWILDFSMLLTGKGKFNLEIVQSLFQDAFAKVWSGRLEDDGFNRLILGAELGGREVSIVRAYAKYERQIGGTFSQNYIEDTFARYPSIAKLLIKLFNLRFSPAKKINEKAIEKVLTSVESSLDSVANLDDDRIIRRFVEMINATIRTNYFQPHPETGEKSYISFKILPAQITDVPLPLPKFEIFVYSPQVEGVHLRGGKVARGGLRWSDRREDFRTEVLGLVKAQQVKNTVIVPVGAKGGFVCKQLPNGDRNAIFEAGKECYRTFIRGLLDITDNIVAGEIVPPVNVVRHDEDDPYLVVAADKGTATFSDIANSISDEFNFWLGDAFASGGSVGYDHKGMGITARGAWESVKRHFREMDIDCQTTDFTVVGIGDMAGDVFGNGMLLSKHIRLQAAFNHLHIFIDPTPDAATTYVERERLFNLPGCSWEDFDMSLVSEGGGLFNRSAKSIKLTPQIKKMIGTQKQSMAPNDLIQALLKMKVDLLWNGGIGTYVKGSKETHLEVGDRANDSLRINGVELQAKVVGEGGNLGLTHLGRIEFAAKGGRINADFVDNAGGVDCSDNEVNIKVLLNGLVQNGDLTVKQRNKILYDMTDEVGDIVIEDCYRQTHSLSITELRGGSALKEQAQFITELERAGKLDRALEFIPSDEEIAERLALGKGLTRPELSVLLAYSKMVLKEELVCPEITDNEFHQSLLIEAFPKQLQDNYSAQMQDHPLRAEIIATKLANNIGNDMGFNFVNRMREETGATTSEIANCYAMASAVFELSDIWKQISDLDNKISTAIQTEMLFQLRRTVRRATRWFLRHRNKSLNIAESIEFYHATFAELSNNITSYMVEDEATQIKRVEDDLIKAGAPKSVALRISLLSTLFSVMDLAEITKSEDVSTELATDLYFKLGARLELHWFLDQITSQPVSNHWQALARASFREELDWQQRSLTSVILRGNKGSTDVDEMLETWFADSAQPLERWQHILADFRIGQTHEFAKFSVALRELMLLSLHCDPVN
- a CDS encoding YCF48-related protein encodes the protein MRLLVILLSFLTIPIINAQPLDARLAPLASKSLLLDIIEINQSKLVAVGERGHILLSSDGVDWQQAQVPVQVTLTAVYFIDEMHGWAVGHDATILSSKDGGVSWQVQQHLPEVEKPLLDVLFFDRNTGVAVGAYGLFYRTNDGGQHWTIEYHNEFLYPEDQAYLAELKLDDEVAYLDEQSSILPHFNRVVADGRTLYLAGELGLIAKSNNFGVSWQRLDEIYPGSFYDIDRTQEGNLVVVGLRGHIFRSLKNGTPWQASDSHVTALLSSIVLSDDQRVFILGNNGVLLESRDDGATFTKHVQKDGKALIAGVWYKNKIIAVSDVGIKTINITK
- a CDS encoding RND family transporter; translated protein: MKFNSIINVVEATLFRRRLAVLVFFILASIFLLFQATQIKLDAAFTKHIPLNHSYMKTYLKHQENFGGANNVLISVCDSSGDIFNPEFFTALKGVHDKLFFIPGVDRIQVKSLFSPSTRFVEIVEDGFAGGPVIPANFQPNEAGLAIVKGNIEKAGIVGSIVADDYSCSMVKTSLMEIDPNTGKKLDSIVLAEQLENEIRGEFEQGNISVHIIGFTKMVGDVAKGAKGVVTFFAIAIAITTLMVFWFCRSLALTILPISCSLIAVVWQLGMLSTLGFGLDPMSILVPFLVFAIGVSHGVQMINSVSKMVNSGKTSKQAAQLSFRVLLVPGGIALLSDTVGFMTLLSIDIGIIRELAITASLGVAMIILTNLVLLPLLVSYIHVPRNKANNDGKKSSSSDGLWHFMSAFATRKVAIFILAITAVLYIVGYQNAQNMKIGELHAGAPSLHEASRYNQDTFLITDKYAISVDYMSVIVETTADACTYYEHMDVIDRFQWRMENVAGVQSAVSLASIAKIVNSGYNEGNPKWRVLSRNQQTLVQSIARVPSSSGLLNSDCSAMPVILFLEDHKAETINRVVDAAKLVANELATDSLSFKLASGPVGVMAATNEAVEAAQIPMMLYVYGAVIILCLLSFRSLRATIAVVVPLYVVSTLAQWLMTELNIGLTVSTLPVIALGVGIGVDYGIYILSTMSVKLRNGATVQSAYFDALKERGSAVLITGVTLAIGVSTWFFSDLKFQVDMGILLTFMFLVNMIAAILVLPAIAAFLWRERK